One Glycine max cultivar Williams 82 chromosome 4, Glycine_max_v4.0, whole genome shotgun sequence DNA segment encodes these proteins:
- the LOC100803643 gene encoding F-box/LRR-repeat protein 15 isoform X2 has protein sequence MWCSSLGGPHCIVKCSNAGKSSASVDEFVDYDNFQRSSLRSNDDDALRSMSAGEESNFDEGDDSDISKVDDLEVKMDLTDDLLHMVFSFLDHPNLCKAARVCKQWWTASAHEVFWKSLNFEDRSISVEQFEDICRRYPNIMAIRMSGPACNQLVMKAISSLRNLEALTLGRAHIMDNFFHALADCSMLKRLTINDAILGSGIQEISVNHDRLCHLQLTKCRVMRIAVRCPQLETMSLKRSNMAQTALNCPLLQELDIGSCHKLPDSAIRSAVTSCSQLVSLDMSNCSSVSDETLREISMNCANLSFLDASYCPNLFLETVRLPMLTVLKLHSCDGITAASMAAISHSYMLEVLELDNCSLLTSVSLDLPRLQNIRLVHCRKFADLNLMTLTLSSILVSNCPVLHRINITSNSLQKLTIPKQDSLTTLALQCQSLQEVDLSECESLNNSVCNVFNDGGGCPMLKSLVLGNCESLTSVQFISTSLISLSLGGCRAITNLELTCPNLEKVILDGCDHLERASFCPVGLLSLNLGICPKLNTLSIEAPFMVSLELKGCGVLSEAFINCPLLASLDASFCSQLTDGCLSATTVSCPLIESLILMSCSSIGSEGLRSLYCLPNLTVLDLSYTFLVNMQPVFDSCLQLKVLKLQACKYLTETSLEPLYKGGALPALQELDLSYGTLCQSAIDELLACCTNLTHVSLNGCVNMHDLNWGSSRGQSDNFPAVNTPSWASSNEIISESSEHSARLLQNLYCVGCPNIRKVVIPLRENCFHLLFLNLSLSANLKVVDVTCLNLCFLNLSNCSSLEILKLECPKLTSLFLQSCNIDDEAVEAAISKCTMLETLDVRFCPKISSISMGRLRTICSSLKRIFSS, from the exons ATGTGGTGTTCTTCGCTAGG TGGCCCTCATTGTATTGTGAAGTGTTCAAATGCTGGGAAATCCAGTGCATCTGTTGATGAATTTGTGGATTATGATAATTTTCAAAGATCGTCTCTTCGATCCAACGATGATGATGCATTGAGGTCGATGTCTGCTGGTGAGGAGAGTAACTTTGACGAAGGAGATGACAGTGACATCTCAAAAGTGGATGATCTAGAGGTCAAGATGGATCTTACGGATGACTTATTACATATG GTCTTTTCGTTTTTGGATCATCCCAATCTCTGCAAAGCTGCTAGAGTCTGTAAGCAGTGGTGGACTGCTAGTGCTCATGAAGTCTTCTGGAagagtttgaattttgaagatCGGAGCATATCTGTAGAGCAAT TTGAGGACATCTGTAGGCGTTATCCTAATATCATGGCAATCCGTATGTCTGGTCCTGCCTGTAACCAGCTTGTCATGAAGGCCATTTCTTCGTTAAG aaatcttgaGGCTTTAACATTGGGAAGAGCTCATATAATGGATAATTTTTTCCATGCTTTGGCCGATTGTTCTATGTTGAAAAGACTGACCATCAATGATGCTATACTTGGCAGTGGTATTCAGGAGATATCAGTCAATCACGACAGGCTGTGTCATCTCCAATTGACAAAGTGCCGTGTGATGCGTATAGCAGTCAG GTGCCCACAACTTGAAACTATGTCATTGAAGCGCAGTAACATGGCACAGACTGCGCTCAATTGCCCCCTTTTGCAAGAGCTTGATATAGGCTCTTGCCACAAACTTCCTGATTCTGCTATTCGTTCAGCTGTTACATCATGCTCGCAATTAGTTTCTTTGGACATGTCTAATTGTTCGAGTGTTAGTGATGAAACATTACGAGAAATATCCATGAATTGTGCTAACCTTAGTTTTCTTGATGCATCGTACTGCCCCAACCTATTCTTGGAG ACTGTTAGACTGCCAATGTTAACAGTTCTGAAGCTTCACAGTTGTGATGGCATCACTGCAGCCTCAATGGCTGCAATATCTCACAGTTATATGTTGGAG GTTTTGGAGCTTGATAATTGTAGCCTATTGACATCAGTGTCTTTAGACCTTCCCCGCTTGCAGAATATTAGATTGGTACACTGTCGCAA ATTTGCTGATTTGAACTTGATGACCCTAACGTTGTCGTCTATCTTGGTGTCCAATTGCCCTGTGCTCCATCGTATCAACATCACTTCAAATTCACTTCAA AAATTAACAATACCAAAGCAGGACAGTTTAACCACATTAGCTCTGCAATGCCAATCTTTACAAGAAGTGGATCTCTCTGAGTGTGAATCTTTGAATAACTCTGTATGCAATGTTTTTAATGATGGTGGAGGTTGCCCAATGTTGAAATCGTTAGTTCTTGGTAATTGTGAG AGTTTGACATCAGTTCAGTTCATCAGTACCTCTCTAATCAGTCTTTCCCTTGGTGGTTGCCGTGCAATAACTAATCTTGAACTCACATGCCCTAATCTAGAGAAAGTTATTTTGGATGGCTGTGATCATTTGGAAAGAGCATCATTTTGTCCA GTTGGTCTTTTATCTCTCAATTTAGGAATATGTCCAAAATTGAACACACTCAGCATTGAAGCACCGTTTATGGTTTCACTTGAGTTGAAAGGATGTGGTGTACTATCTGAAGCATTCATTAATTGTCCACTCTTAGCATCTCTCGATGCTTCCTTTTGCAG CCAACTAACGGATGGCTGCTTGTCTGCAACAACTGTCTCATGCCCACTGATTGAATCATtgatattaatgtcatgctcaTCAATTGGTTCAGAGGGTCTTCGATCTCTGTATTGTCTTCCAAATTTGACTGTTCTTGACTTATCATACACTTTCTTGGTGAACATGCAGCCTGTCTTTGATTCTTGTTTGCAACTAAAG GTTTTAAAGCTGCAAGCATGCAAATATCTCACTGAAACATCACTTGAACCTCTTTACAAAGGAGGTGCTTTGCCAGCACTTCAGGAGTTGGACTTGTCTTATGGAACTCTCTGTCAATCAGCCATAGATGAGCTTCTTGCTTGCTGCACAAACCTAACTCATGTGAGTTTGAATGGCTGTGTGAATATGCATGATTTGAATTGGGGAAGCAGTCGTGGGCAAAGTGACAATTTCCCTGCTGTAAACACCCCATCCTGGGCAAGTTCTAATGAGATTATCTCTGAATCAAGTGAGCACTCTGCTCGCTTACTACAAAACCTCTACTGTGTTGGATGTCCAAATATTAGGAAGGTTGTCATTCCATTGAgggaaaattgttttcatttgttatttttaaacctTTCGCTCTCGGCAAATTTGAAAGTGGTTGATGTCACATGTCTCAACCTATGCTTTCTTAATTTAAG CAATTGTTCCTCTTTGGAAATTTTGAAGTTAGAGTGTCCAAAATTGACCAGTCTATTCCTTCAG TCTTGCAATATTGACGATGAAGCTGTTGAAGCTGCTATATCAAAATGCACTATGCTGGAGACTCTTGACGTTCGCTTTTGTCCAAAG ATAAGCTCAATAAGCATGGGAAGATTACGCACAATTTGTTCAAGTTTGAAGCGAATATTTAGCAGTTAG
- the LOC100803643 gene encoding F-box/LRR-repeat protein 15 isoform X3, which translates to MERNRRRSDGESSSVSAEDTRRKRARVYFDFDGPHCIVKCSNAGKSSASVDEFVDYDNFQRSSLRSNDDDALRSMSAGEESNFDEGDDSDISKVDDLEVKMDLTDDLLHMVFSFLDHPNLCKAARVCKQWWTASAHEVFWKSLNFEDRSISVEQFEDICRRYPNIMAIRMSGPACNQLVMKAISSLSGIQEISVNHDRLCHLQLTKCRVMRIAVRCPQLETMSLKRSNMAQTALNCPLLQELDIGSCHKLPDSAIRSAVTSCSQLVSLDMSNCSSVSDETLREISMNCANLSFLDASYCPNLFLETVRLPMLTVLKLHSCDGITAASMAAISHSYMLEVLELDNCSLLTSVSLDLPRLQNIRLVHCRKFADLNLMTLTLSSILVSNCPVLHRINITSNSLQKLTIPKQDSLTTLALQCQSLQEVDLSECESLNNSVCNVFNDGGGCPMLKSLVLGNCESLTSVQFISTSLISLSLGGCRAITNLELTCPNLEKVILDGCDHLERASFCPVGLLSLNLGICPKLNTLSIEAPFMVSLELKGCGVLSEAFINCPLLASLDASFCSQLTDGCLSATTVSCPLIESLILMSCSSIGSEGLRSLYCLPNLTVLDLSYTFLVNMQPVFDSCLQLKVLKLQACKYLTETSLEPLYKGGALPALQELDLSYGTLCQSAIDELLACCTNLTHVSLNGCVNMHDLNWGSSRGQSDNFPAVNTPSWASSNEIISESSEHSARLLQNLYCVGCPNIRKVVIPLRENCFHLLFLNLSLSANLKVVDVTCLNLCFLNLSNCSSLEILKLECPKLTSLFLQSCNIDDEAVEAAISKCTMLETLDVRFCPKISSISMGRLRTICSSLKRIFSS; encoded by the exons ATGGAGAGGAACCGGCGTCGTTCCGACGGAGAGAGTAGTTCCGTTTCCGCTGAGGACACTCGCCGGAAGCGCGCCAGAGTCTACTTCGATTTCGA TGGCCCTCATTGTATTGTGAAGTGTTCAAATGCTGGGAAATCCAGTGCATCTGTTGATGAATTTGTGGATTATGATAATTTTCAAAGATCGTCTCTTCGATCCAACGATGATGATGCATTGAGGTCGATGTCTGCTGGTGAGGAGAGTAACTTTGACGAAGGAGATGACAGTGACATCTCAAAAGTGGATGATCTAGAGGTCAAGATGGATCTTACGGATGACTTATTACATATG GTCTTTTCGTTTTTGGATCATCCCAATCTCTGCAAAGCTGCTAGAGTCTGTAAGCAGTGGTGGACTGCTAGTGCTCATGAAGTCTTCTGGAagagtttgaattttgaagatCGGAGCATATCTGTAGAGCAAT TTGAGGACATCTGTAGGCGTTATCCTAATATCATGGCAATCCGTATGTCTGGTCCTGCCTGTAACCAGCTTGTCATGAAGGCCATTTCTTCGTTAAG TGGTATTCAGGAGATATCAGTCAATCACGACAGGCTGTGTCATCTCCAATTGACAAAGTGCCGTGTGATGCGTATAGCAGTCAG GTGCCCACAACTTGAAACTATGTCATTGAAGCGCAGTAACATGGCACAGACTGCGCTCAATTGCCCCCTTTTGCAAGAGCTTGATATAGGCTCTTGCCACAAACTTCCTGATTCTGCTATTCGTTCAGCTGTTACATCATGCTCGCAATTAGTTTCTTTGGACATGTCTAATTGTTCGAGTGTTAGTGATGAAACATTACGAGAAATATCCATGAATTGTGCTAACCTTAGTTTTCTTGATGCATCGTACTGCCCCAACCTATTCTTGGAG ACTGTTAGACTGCCAATGTTAACAGTTCTGAAGCTTCACAGTTGTGATGGCATCACTGCAGCCTCAATGGCTGCAATATCTCACAGTTATATGTTGGAG GTTTTGGAGCTTGATAATTGTAGCCTATTGACATCAGTGTCTTTAGACCTTCCCCGCTTGCAGAATATTAGATTGGTACACTGTCGCAA ATTTGCTGATTTGAACTTGATGACCCTAACGTTGTCGTCTATCTTGGTGTCCAATTGCCCTGTGCTCCATCGTATCAACATCACTTCAAATTCACTTCAA AAATTAACAATACCAAAGCAGGACAGTTTAACCACATTAGCTCTGCAATGCCAATCTTTACAAGAAGTGGATCTCTCTGAGTGTGAATCTTTGAATAACTCTGTATGCAATGTTTTTAATGATGGTGGAGGTTGCCCAATGTTGAAATCGTTAGTTCTTGGTAATTGTGAG AGTTTGACATCAGTTCAGTTCATCAGTACCTCTCTAATCAGTCTTTCCCTTGGTGGTTGCCGTGCAATAACTAATCTTGAACTCACATGCCCTAATCTAGAGAAAGTTATTTTGGATGGCTGTGATCATTTGGAAAGAGCATCATTTTGTCCA GTTGGTCTTTTATCTCTCAATTTAGGAATATGTCCAAAATTGAACACACTCAGCATTGAAGCACCGTTTATGGTTTCACTTGAGTTGAAAGGATGTGGTGTACTATCTGAAGCATTCATTAATTGTCCACTCTTAGCATCTCTCGATGCTTCCTTTTGCAG CCAACTAACGGATGGCTGCTTGTCTGCAACAACTGTCTCATGCCCACTGATTGAATCATtgatattaatgtcatgctcaTCAATTGGTTCAGAGGGTCTTCGATCTCTGTATTGTCTTCCAAATTTGACTGTTCTTGACTTATCATACACTTTCTTGGTGAACATGCAGCCTGTCTTTGATTCTTGTTTGCAACTAAAG GTTTTAAAGCTGCAAGCATGCAAATATCTCACTGAAACATCACTTGAACCTCTTTACAAAGGAGGTGCTTTGCCAGCACTTCAGGAGTTGGACTTGTCTTATGGAACTCTCTGTCAATCAGCCATAGATGAGCTTCTTGCTTGCTGCACAAACCTAACTCATGTGAGTTTGAATGGCTGTGTGAATATGCATGATTTGAATTGGGGAAGCAGTCGTGGGCAAAGTGACAATTTCCCTGCTGTAAACACCCCATCCTGGGCAAGTTCTAATGAGATTATCTCTGAATCAAGTGAGCACTCTGCTCGCTTACTACAAAACCTCTACTGTGTTGGATGTCCAAATATTAGGAAGGTTGTCATTCCATTGAgggaaaattgttttcatttgttatttttaaacctTTCGCTCTCGGCAAATTTGAAAGTGGTTGATGTCACATGTCTCAACCTATGCTTTCTTAATTTAAG CAATTGTTCCTCTTTGGAAATTTTGAAGTTAGAGTGTCCAAAATTGACCAGTCTATTCCTTCAG TCTTGCAATATTGACGATGAAGCTGTTGAAGCTGCTATATCAAAATGCACTATGCTGGAGACTCTTGACGTTCGCTTTTGTCCAAAG ATAAGCTCAATAAGCATGGGAAGATTACGCACAATTTGTTCAAGTTTGAAGCGAATATTTAGCAGTTAG
- the LOC100795849 gene encoding cytokinin dehydrogenase 7 isoform X1 has protein sequence MLAYLEHFVHENDAESRQDDDVATLSKALELQASVEEFGPTGVAGKDFGGIKSVKPLALIRPSAAADVARVVKHAAASSSLTVAARGNGHSINGQAMAEQGLVLDMRAIQDPFEILWIEGSPYVDVSGGALWEDVLKRCVSEFGLAPRSWTDYLSLTVGGTLSYAGVSGQTFRYGPQTSNVTELEVVTGKGDTLCCSQTENSELFFGALGGLGQFGIITRARVVLQEAPDMVRWIRVVYSEFEEYARDAESLVEEYCFDYVEGFVLVNSDNRANGWPTVPLGPEQVFDPTHIPFTAGPVLYCLELALHYRNADHPSRVDTDVDGLLGRLRFIQGLKFQVDVTYMEFLLRVKRVEEHAKGNGTWDAPHPWLNLFVSKSHIVDFDREVFKKILKDGVDGPILVYPLLRNKWDSRHSVVVPDSDMFYIVALLRFTPPPPKGPAAELLVAQNNEIIEFCTSRSLDFKLYFPHYQSREDWIKHFGNQWARFAERKANFDPMAILAPGQKIFSRTSQPQPPSIT, from the exons ATGCTAGCTTACCTGGAACACTTCGTTCACGAAAACGACGCCGAATCGAGGCAAGACGACGACGTAGCGACCCTCTCCAAAGCGCTTGAGCTTCAAGCCAGCGTCGAGGAATTCGGTCCCACCGGAGTCGCCGGCAAGGATTTCGGCGGAATCAAGTCCGTCAAACCCTTGGCCCTGATCAGGCCCTCTGCCGCCGCCGACGTCGCCAGAGTGGTGAAGCACGCGGCGGCGTCTTCTAGCCTCACGGTGGCGGCGCGCGGGAACGGCCACTCCATCAACGGCCAGGCCATGGCGGAGCAGGGCCTGGTCCTCGACATGCGCGCCATCCAGGACCCGTTTGAGATTCTCTGGATAGAAGGTTCTCCCTACGTCGACGTTTCGGGAGGGGCATTATGGGAAGACGTCCTTAAACGCTGCGTTTCGGAGTTTGGCCTCGCCCCGAGGTCGTGGACGGATTATCTCAGCTTAACGGTGGGCGGAACGCTCTCCTACGCCGGCGTCAGCGGTCAAACATTCCGTTACGGTCCTCAGACATCGAACGTAACGGAATTGGAAGTTGTAACTGGGAAAGGAGACACACTGTGCTGCTCCCAAACAGAAAACTCTGAACTTTTTTTTGGCGCGCTTGGTGGCTTAGGACAGTTCGGTATCATTACCAGAGCCAGGGTCGTTCTTCAAGAAGCTCCAGATATG GTGAGGTGGATAAGAGTGGTATACTCTGAGTTTGAGGAGTATGCTAGGGATGCAGAGTCGCTGGTGGAGGAATATTGTTTTGATTACGTGGAAGGGTTCGTTCTGGTGAACAGTGATAACCGGGCCAATGGATGGCCCACAGTTCCATTGGGCCCGGAACAAGTGTTCGACCCGACTCATATCCCTTTCACTGCTGGTCCTGTCTTGTATTGCTTGGAGCTCGCTCTTCACTATCGTAACGCGGATCATCCTTCTCGTGTCGATACG GATGTGGATGGATTGCTTGGACGGCTACGATTCATTCAGGGTCTGAAGTTCCAGGTGGACGTGACATACATGGAGTTCTTGCTGCGTGTAAAGCGTGTGGAGGAGCACGCGAAAGGCAACGGAACCTGGGATGCACCTCACCCTTGGCTCAATCTGTTCGTGTCCAAGTCCCACATCGTTGATTTTGATCGTGAGGTGTTCAAGAAGATTCTCAAGGACGGAGTCGATGGACCCATTTTAGTCTACCCTCTCTTGCGAAACAA gTGGGATAGTCGTCATTCAGTGGTGGTGCCGGACAGTGACATGTTCTACATAGTAGCCTTGCTCCGATTCACTCCACCACCCCCAAAGGGCCCAGCAGCTGAACTCTTGGTGGCGCAAAATAATGAGATTATTGAGTTCTGCACAAGCAGAAGCCTTGATTTCAAGCTATACTTTCCTCACTACCAGTCACGGGAGGATTGGATCAAGCACTTTGGGAATCAATGGGCCAGATTTGCGGAGCGAAAGGCCAATTTTGATCCCATGGCTATCCTTGCACCAGGACAGAAAATTTTCTCCAGAACCTCTCAACCTCAACCTCCTTCTATCACATAA
- the LOC100803643 gene encoding F-box/LRR-repeat protein 15 isoform X1: protein MERNRRRSDGESSSVSAEDTRRKRARVYFDFDGPHCIVKCSNAGKSSASVDEFVDYDNFQRSSLRSNDDDALRSMSAGEESNFDEGDDSDISKVDDLEVKMDLTDDLLHMVFSFLDHPNLCKAARVCKQWWTASAHEVFWKSLNFEDRSISVEQFEDICRRYPNIMAIRMSGPACNQLVMKAISSLRNLEALTLGRAHIMDNFFHALADCSMLKRLTINDAILGSGIQEISVNHDRLCHLQLTKCRVMRIAVRCPQLETMSLKRSNMAQTALNCPLLQELDIGSCHKLPDSAIRSAVTSCSQLVSLDMSNCSSVSDETLREISMNCANLSFLDASYCPNLFLETVRLPMLTVLKLHSCDGITAASMAAISHSYMLEVLELDNCSLLTSVSLDLPRLQNIRLVHCRKFADLNLMTLTLSSILVSNCPVLHRINITSNSLQKLTIPKQDSLTTLALQCQSLQEVDLSECESLNNSVCNVFNDGGGCPMLKSLVLGNCESLTSVQFISTSLISLSLGGCRAITNLELTCPNLEKVILDGCDHLERASFCPVGLLSLNLGICPKLNTLSIEAPFMVSLELKGCGVLSEAFINCPLLASLDASFCSQLTDGCLSATTVSCPLIESLILMSCSSIGSEGLRSLYCLPNLTVLDLSYTFLVNMQPVFDSCLQLKVLKLQACKYLTETSLEPLYKGGALPALQELDLSYGTLCQSAIDELLACCTNLTHVSLNGCVNMHDLNWGSSRGQSDNFPAVNTPSWASSNEIISESSEHSARLLQNLYCVGCPNIRKVVIPLRENCFHLLFLNLSLSANLKVVDVTCLNLCFLNLSNCSSLEILKLECPKLTSLFLQSCNIDDEAVEAAISKCTMLETLDVRFCPKISSISMGRLRTICSSLKRIFSS, encoded by the exons ATGGAGAGGAACCGGCGTCGTTCCGACGGAGAGAGTAGTTCCGTTTCCGCTGAGGACACTCGCCGGAAGCGCGCCAGAGTCTACTTCGATTTCGA TGGCCCTCATTGTATTGTGAAGTGTTCAAATGCTGGGAAATCCAGTGCATCTGTTGATGAATTTGTGGATTATGATAATTTTCAAAGATCGTCTCTTCGATCCAACGATGATGATGCATTGAGGTCGATGTCTGCTGGTGAGGAGAGTAACTTTGACGAAGGAGATGACAGTGACATCTCAAAAGTGGATGATCTAGAGGTCAAGATGGATCTTACGGATGACTTATTACATATG GTCTTTTCGTTTTTGGATCATCCCAATCTCTGCAAAGCTGCTAGAGTCTGTAAGCAGTGGTGGACTGCTAGTGCTCATGAAGTCTTCTGGAagagtttgaattttgaagatCGGAGCATATCTGTAGAGCAAT TTGAGGACATCTGTAGGCGTTATCCTAATATCATGGCAATCCGTATGTCTGGTCCTGCCTGTAACCAGCTTGTCATGAAGGCCATTTCTTCGTTAAG aaatcttgaGGCTTTAACATTGGGAAGAGCTCATATAATGGATAATTTTTTCCATGCTTTGGCCGATTGTTCTATGTTGAAAAGACTGACCATCAATGATGCTATACTTGGCAGTGGTATTCAGGAGATATCAGTCAATCACGACAGGCTGTGTCATCTCCAATTGACAAAGTGCCGTGTGATGCGTATAGCAGTCAG GTGCCCACAACTTGAAACTATGTCATTGAAGCGCAGTAACATGGCACAGACTGCGCTCAATTGCCCCCTTTTGCAAGAGCTTGATATAGGCTCTTGCCACAAACTTCCTGATTCTGCTATTCGTTCAGCTGTTACATCATGCTCGCAATTAGTTTCTTTGGACATGTCTAATTGTTCGAGTGTTAGTGATGAAACATTACGAGAAATATCCATGAATTGTGCTAACCTTAGTTTTCTTGATGCATCGTACTGCCCCAACCTATTCTTGGAG ACTGTTAGACTGCCAATGTTAACAGTTCTGAAGCTTCACAGTTGTGATGGCATCACTGCAGCCTCAATGGCTGCAATATCTCACAGTTATATGTTGGAG GTTTTGGAGCTTGATAATTGTAGCCTATTGACATCAGTGTCTTTAGACCTTCCCCGCTTGCAGAATATTAGATTGGTACACTGTCGCAA ATTTGCTGATTTGAACTTGATGACCCTAACGTTGTCGTCTATCTTGGTGTCCAATTGCCCTGTGCTCCATCGTATCAACATCACTTCAAATTCACTTCAA AAATTAACAATACCAAAGCAGGACAGTTTAACCACATTAGCTCTGCAATGCCAATCTTTACAAGAAGTGGATCTCTCTGAGTGTGAATCTTTGAATAACTCTGTATGCAATGTTTTTAATGATGGTGGAGGTTGCCCAATGTTGAAATCGTTAGTTCTTGGTAATTGTGAG AGTTTGACATCAGTTCAGTTCATCAGTACCTCTCTAATCAGTCTTTCCCTTGGTGGTTGCCGTGCAATAACTAATCTTGAACTCACATGCCCTAATCTAGAGAAAGTTATTTTGGATGGCTGTGATCATTTGGAAAGAGCATCATTTTGTCCA GTTGGTCTTTTATCTCTCAATTTAGGAATATGTCCAAAATTGAACACACTCAGCATTGAAGCACCGTTTATGGTTTCACTTGAGTTGAAAGGATGTGGTGTACTATCTGAAGCATTCATTAATTGTCCACTCTTAGCATCTCTCGATGCTTCCTTTTGCAG CCAACTAACGGATGGCTGCTTGTCTGCAACAACTGTCTCATGCCCACTGATTGAATCATtgatattaatgtcatgctcaTCAATTGGTTCAGAGGGTCTTCGATCTCTGTATTGTCTTCCAAATTTGACTGTTCTTGACTTATCATACACTTTCTTGGTGAACATGCAGCCTGTCTTTGATTCTTGTTTGCAACTAAAG GTTTTAAAGCTGCAAGCATGCAAATATCTCACTGAAACATCACTTGAACCTCTTTACAAAGGAGGTGCTTTGCCAGCACTTCAGGAGTTGGACTTGTCTTATGGAACTCTCTGTCAATCAGCCATAGATGAGCTTCTTGCTTGCTGCACAAACCTAACTCATGTGAGTTTGAATGGCTGTGTGAATATGCATGATTTGAATTGGGGAAGCAGTCGTGGGCAAAGTGACAATTTCCCTGCTGTAAACACCCCATCCTGGGCAAGTTCTAATGAGATTATCTCTGAATCAAGTGAGCACTCTGCTCGCTTACTACAAAACCTCTACTGTGTTGGATGTCCAAATATTAGGAAGGTTGTCATTCCATTGAgggaaaattgttttcatttgttatttttaaacctTTCGCTCTCGGCAAATTTGAAAGTGGTTGATGTCACATGTCTCAACCTATGCTTTCTTAATTTAAG CAATTGTTCCTCTTTGGAAATTTTGAAGTTAGAGTGTCCAAAATTGACCAGTCTATTCCTTCAG TCTTGCAATATTGACGATGAAGCTGTTGAAGCTGCTATATCAAAATGCACTATGCTGGAGACTCTTGACGTTCGCTTTTGTCCAAAG ATAAGCTCAATAAGCATGGGAAGATTACGCACAATTTGTTCAAGTTTGAAGCGAATATTTAGCAGTTAG
- the LOC100795849 gene encoding cytokinin dehydrogenase 7 isoform X2: MLAYLEHFVHENDAESRQDDDVATLSKALELQASVEEFGPTGVAGKDFGGIKSVKPLALIRPSAAADVARVVKHAAASSSLTVAARGNGHSINGQAMAEQGLVLDMRAIQDPFEILWIEGSPYVDVSGGALWEDVLKRCVSEFGLAPRSWTDYLSLTVGGTLSYAGVSGQTFRYGPQTSNVTELEVVTGKGDTLCCSQTENSELFFGALGGLGQFGIITRARVVLQEAPDMVRWIRVVYSEFEEYARDAESLVEEYCFDYVEGFVLVNSDNRANGWPTVPLGPEQVFDPTHIPFTAGPVLYCLELALHYRNADHPSRVDTDVDGLLGRLRFIQGLKFQVDVTYMEFLLRVKRVEEHAKGNGTWDAPHPWLNLFVSKSHIVDFDREVFKKILKDGVDGPILVYPLLRNNYIVRKISSQVKLICKGFGLSPSLIMIDGRIPSKSNRTLYMYELINERHRLREDRSKSKYSII; encoded by the exons ATGCTAGCTTACCTGGAACACTTCGTTCACGAAAACGACGCCGAATCGAGGCAAGACGACGACGTAGCGACCCTCTCCAAAGCGCTTGAGCTTCAAGCCAGCGTCGAGGAATTCGGTCCCACCGGAGTCGCCGGCAAGGATTTCGGCGGAATCAAGTCCGTCAAACCCTTGGCCCTGATCAGGCCCTCTGCCGCCGCCGACGTCGCCAGAGTGGTGAAGCACGCGGCGGCGTCTTCTAGCCTCACGGTGGCGGCGCGCGGGAACGGCCACTCCATCAACGGCCAGGCCATGGCGGAGCAGGGCCTGGTCCTCGACATGCGCGCCATCCAGGACCCGTTTGAGATTCTCTGGATAGAAGGTTCTCCCTACGTCGACGTTTCGGGAGGGGCATTATGGGAAGACGTCCTTAAACGCTGCGTTTCGGAGTTTGGCCTCGCCCCGAGGTCGTGGACGGATTATCTCAGCTTAACGGTGGGCGGAACGCTCTCCTACGCCGGCGTCAGCGGTCAAACATTCCGTTACGGTCCTCAGACATCGAACGTAACGGAATTGGAAGTTGTAACTGGGAAAGGAGACACACTGTGCTGCTCCCAAACAGAAAACTCTGAACTTTTTTTTGGCGCGCTTGGTGGCTTAGGACAGTTCGGTATCATTACCAGAGCCAGGGTCGTTCTTCAAGAAGCTCCAGATATG GTGAGGTGGATAAGAGTGGTATACTCTGAGTTTGAGGAGTATGCTAGGGATGCAGAGTCGCTGGTGGAGGAATATTGTTTTGATTACGTGGAAGGGTTCGTTCTGGTGAACAGTGATAACCGGGCCAATGGATGGCCCACAGTTCCATTGGGCCCGGAACAAGTGTTCGACCCGACTCATATCCCTTTCACTGCTGGTCCTGTCTTGTATTGCTTGGAGCTCGCTCTTCACTATCGTAACGCGGATCATCCTTCTCGTGTCGATACG GATGTGGATGGATTGCTTGGACGGCTACGATTCATTCAGGGTCTGAAGTTCCAGGTGGACGTGACATACATGGAGTTCTTGCTGCGTGTAAAGCGTGTGGAGGAGCACGCGAAAGGCAACGGAACCTGGGATGCACCTCACCCTTGGCTCAATCTGTTCGTGTCCAAGTCCCACATCGTTGATTTTGATCGTGAGGTGTTCAAGAAGATTCTCAAGGACGGAGTCGATGGACCCATTTTAGTCTACCCTCTCTTGCGAAACAA CTATATTGTAAGGAAAATATCCAGCCAGGTCAAATTAATATGCAAGGGGTTTGGTCTTTCGCCAAGTCTAATAATGATTGATGGTAGGATTCCATCTAAATCTAATCGAACCCTATATATGTATGAGCTGATCAACGAACGTCATAGGCTCAGAGAAGATCGATCAAAATCAAAGtatagtataatataa